A section of the Pseudomonas fluorescens genome encodes:
- a CDS encoding LysR family transcriptional regulator, which yields MSLTLRQVRYFVATAEIGQISQAAIHLNISQSAVTTAIKELETMLGAQLFVRSARGMSLTDAGRHFLNRAYVIVRSVDDALNSPLPDYRASGVLRVAASYTVLGYFLPHHLQRMAHWHPDVTIEVFEQERQAIEQGLLDGQFDMAVVLTANLTHPDIVSETLFNSERRLWLPSHHPLCERSAVSLADVAEEPFILLTVDEAEQSAMRYWEQAGQIPKVRLRTSSVEAVRSMVANGSGVAILSDLVHRPWSLEGKRIETLSVTDKVTPMSVGLAWHRERAFTPAMQAFGDYFHDVFRASQQL from the coding sequence ATGTCGCTCACATTGCGCCAGGTTCGCTACTTTGTTGCCACCGCAGAAATCGGCCAGATTTCCCAGGCGGCGATTCACCTGAACATCTCCCAGTCGGCGGTGACCACCGCAATCAAGGAACTGGAAACCATGCTCGGTGCCCAGCTGTTTGTGCGCTCGGCCCGGGGTATGAGCCTGACCGACGCCGGGCGGCACTTTCTCAACCGTGCCTATGTGATTGTGCGCAGTGTCGACGATGCGCTGAACAGCCCGCTGCCGGACTACCGCGCCAGCGGGGTGCTACGGGTCGCGGCCAGCTACACGGTGCTCGGTTACTTCCTGCCGCACCACCTGCAACGCATGGCGCACTGGCATCCGGACGTGACCATCGAGGTCTTCGAGCAAGAACGCCAGGCCATCGAACAGGGACTGCTGGATGGCCAGTTCGACATGGCCGTGGTGCTGACTGCCAACCTCACTCACCCGGATATCGTCTCGGAAACCCTGTTCAACTCCGAACGACGCCTGTGGCTACCCAGCCACCATCCGCTGTGCGAGCGCAGCGCGGTGAGCCTGGCCGATGTGGCCGAGGAGCCCTTCATCCTGCTGACCGTCGATGAGGCCGAACAAAGTGCCATGCGCTATTGGGAACAGGCCGGGCAGATCCCCAAGGTGCGGCTGCGCACCAGTTCGGTGGAGGCCGTGCGCAGCATGGTGGCCAATGGCAGTGGCGTGGCGATTTTGTCTGACCTGGTGCACCGCCCCTGGTCCCTGGAAGGCAAGCGCATCGAGACCCTGAGCGTGACCGACAAAGTCACGCCCATGAGTGTCGGCCTGGCCTGGCACCGCGAGCGTGCGTTTACCCCAGCGATGCAGGCATTCGGCGACTACTTTCACGATGTGTTCCGCGCCTCGCAACAACTGTAA
- a CDS encoding 5-oxoprolinase subunit PxpA, giving the protein MQTVDFNSDMGESFGPWTIGDGVDHELMAFISSANVATGFHAGDPGTMRRTIERARQLGVAIGAHPGFRDLVGFGRRHINAPAQELVDDMLYQLGALRELARVQGVNLQHIKPHGALYMHLARDEEAARLLVENLQRLEPELLLYCMPGSVIWRIASELGQPVVREFYADREYDLSGSIVFTRNVRALDPATVAARVLRACQTGRVRTVEGDDLSIEFDSICLHSDTPGALDLVQATRRALDQAGIVVRAPR; this is encoded by the coding sequence ATGCAGACAGTGGATTTCAATTCGGACATGGGCGAAAGCTTTGGCCCCTGGACCATCGGTGACGGTGTGGATCATGAGCTGATGGCGTTTATCAGCTCCGCCAACGTGGCCACCGGCTTCCATGCCGGCGACCCTGGCACCATGCGCCGCACCATTGAGCGCGCCAGACAATTGGGCGTGGCCATTGGCGCACACCCGGGCTTTCGCGATCTGGTGGGCTTTGGCCGGCGCCACATCAACGCCCCGGCCCAGGAACTGGTGGACGACATGCTCTACCAACTGGGCGCCCTGCGCGAATTGGCGCGGGTACAGGGCGTGAACTTGCAGCACATCAAGCCCCACGGCGCGCTGTACATGCACCTGGCCCGGGACGAAGAGGCCGCCCGCCTGCTGGTGGAAAACCTGCAACGCCTGGAGCCTGAGCTGCTGCTGTACTGCATGCCCGGCTCGGTGATCTGGCGGATCGCCAGTGAACTGGGGCAACCGGTGGTTCGCGAGTTCTATGCCGACCGTGAGTACGACCTGTCCGGCTCCATCGTGTTTACCCGCAACGTGCGGGCCCTGGACCCGGCAACGGTGGCCGCGCGGGTGCTGCGTGCTTGCCAGACCGGGCGGGTGCGCACTGTCGAGGGTGATGACCTGTCTATCGAATTCGATTCCATCTGCCTGCACAGCGATACGCCAGGGGCTCTGGACCTGGTGCAAGCCACGCGCAGGGCCCTGGATCAAGCGGGGATCGTGGTGCGCGCACCCCGCTGA